One Acidobacteriota bacterium DNA window includes the following coding sequences:
- the priA gene encoding primosomal protein N': MNSGQRYVRIALTGPLRRTFTYHWPPALGEPFPGQRVLVPFGRVRRVGFHLGDSDIPAGFKTRAVADALDAQTYFPADLFKLCLWMADYYFANPADCLSAALPGVFKSRRTIRYRWASVPAPDLPPSVAPRFTPGERLSASQVHAIQAVGCDYLERLLHDGIVLEESGAGGGVSTGALEGYRAAGEQGWVEFFQGRKLALQPFEGTLSVGQLKAEGWTDHYIRQAARHGLLVPVRAEPADAILQFIAPRPGVANLTLTEEQQAAVSSVSHALGNGFQPFLLHGVTGSGKTLVYCHLARQVLKMGLTVLVLTPEISLSGLTLAYLRSFFGSDVTVLHSAMTERERLESWRGIRHGKYRIVIGPRSAVFAPLEKLGLIVVDEEHDSSYKQDDPAPRFHGRDAAIMRAKISNVPVLLGSASPSLESYHHAETGRYRRLILSGRPGKATLPGVEIIDMRVHQVRGDLPFLSLPLKRNVEQRLKNGEQVILYLNRRGYSPQLKCGDCGHVAKCPRCCVSLTYHKVGRKLSCHYCGHVRLGYDSCEACSSTRFLYLGTGTQKVEESIPRVFEGASAVRFDSDTASGRKNAYRILEAFAAGEHNLLLGTQMVTKGLDLTGVSLVGVLSADHGLDLPDFRASEKTFARLLQVAGRSGRAARPGEVLIQTFYPDEETISDAARQDYRAFYSREIEARRRSVFPPFCRLVNFSLSGSDERKVETSCHDLRGELERRTSELGVKAQFLGPAPCPLYRLRGQYRRHLLVKTGQLVRFVRMLGDWEARQPRFGLPSTVKVTVDVDPDDMM, translated from the coding sequence ATGAACAGCGGGCAGAGATATGTCAGGATCGCGCTCACCGGACCGCTGAGGCGGACGTTTACTTACCACTGGCCCCCCGCCCTCGGTGAGCCGTTCCCGGGACAACGAGTCCTGGTGCCTTTCGGACGCGTCCGAAGAGTCGGTTTTCATCTTGGCGATTCGGACATCCCCGCCGGTTTCAAGACCCGTGCCGTGGCGGATGCGCTGGATGCGCAAACGTACTTTCCGGCCGATCTTTTCAAGCTCTGTCTCTGGATGGCCGACTACTATTTCGCCAATCCCGCCGATTGCCTCTCGGCAGCGCTTCCTGGAGTTTTCAAGTCGCGTCGGACGATCCGGTATCGCTGGGCATCCGTCCCGGCTCCTGATCTGCCGCCATCGGTCGCCCCCCGGTTCACGCCCGGTGAGAGACTGTCCGCGTCGCAGGTGCATGCGATTCAAGCCGTGGGGTGCGATTACCTGGAACGGCTGCTTCATGACGGCATTGTTCTGGAGGAGTCCGGGGCCGGCGGGGGAGTTTCGACGGGGGCGCTCGAAGGGTATCGAGCGGCCGGTGAACAGGGATGGGTGGAGTTCTTCCAGGGGCGAAAACTGGCCCTGCAGCCTTTTGAGGGAACGCTTAGCGTTGGGCAACTCAAAGCCGAAGGCTGGACCGACCACTATATCCGTCAGGCTGCCCGTCACGGCCTGCTGGTTCCGGTCCGGGCGGAGCCGGCGGATGCCATCCTCCAGTTCATCGCGCCGCGGCCCGGCGTTGCGAACCTGACGCTCACCGAGGAACAACAGGCCGCCGTCAGTTCAGTCTCTCATGCGCTGGGCAACGGGTTTCAGCCCTTTCTGTTGCACGGCGTCACCGGGTCGGGGAAGACGCTGGTGTACTGTCACCTCGCCAGGCAGGTTCTCAAGATGGGGCTGACGGTGCTGGTGCTGACGCCGGAGATATCGCTTAGCGGATTAACGCTGGCGTACCTGCGAAGTTTCTTCGGTTCCGACGTTACAGTTCTGCATTCCGCCATGACGGAGCGAGAACGGCTCGAAAGCTGGCGCGGGATTCGCCACGGGAAGTACCGGATCGTAATCGGTCCCCGCTCGGCGGTATTTGCCCCGCTTGAGAAGCTGGGCCTGATTGTCGTGGACGAGGAGCATGACAGTTCGTACAAGCAGGACGATCCGGCGCCTCGATTTCACGGCCGCGACGCCGCGATAATGCGCGCCAAGATAAGCAACGTACCGGTGCTGCTCGGCTCCGCATCGCCGTCACTCGAATCCTACCATCACGCTGAAACGGGTCGCTACCGGCGGCTGATCCTGAGCGGCCGGCCGGGCAAGGCTACTCTCCCCGGCGTGGAGATAATTGACATGCGCGTGCATCAGGTCAGGGGTGACCTTCCGTTTCTTTCCTTGCCGCTGAAACGGAACGTGGAGCAGCGTCTGAAAAACGGGGAGCAGGTGATACTCTACCTGAACCGTCGAGGCTATTCGCCGCAGTTGAAGTGCGGAGACTGCGGTCACGTGGCCAAGTGCCCGCGCTGCTGTGTGAGTCTGACCTACCATAAGGTCGGGCGCAAGCTGTCGTGCCACTACTGCGGGCACGTGCGCCTCGGCTATGACAGTTGTGAAGCCTGCTCGAGCACGCGGTTCCTGTACCTAGGAACCGGCACCCAGAAGGTCGAGGAAAGTATCCCCCGTGTGTTCGAGGGGGCCTCGGCGGTGAGGTTCGATTCGGACACGGCATCGGGCAGGAAGAATGCCTACCGTATTCTGGAGGCGTTTGCCGCCGGTGAGCATAACCTTCTTCTGGGAACCCAGATGGTCACCAAGGGGCTTGATCTAACCGGTGTTTCGCTGGTGGGCGTCCTTTCCGCCGATCACGGACTGGATCTTCCGGATTTCCGAGCCTCCGAGAAGACGTTTGCCCGGCTCCTGCAGGTAGCCGGGCGTTCCGGCCGTGCGGCCAGACCCGGCGAAGTGCTCATTCAGACGTTCTACCCGGATGAGGAAACGATCAGCGACGCTGCCCGGCAGGATTACCGTGCGTTCTATAGCCGGGAGATCGAAGCCCGCCGGCGCAGTGTCTTCCCGCCCTTCTGCCGCCTGGTGAATTTCTCGCTGTCCGGCAGCGACGAGCGAAAGGTGGAAACAAGCTGCCATGATTTAAGAGGCGAGCTGGAGCGCCGGACCTCCGAACTCGGCGTCAAGGCGCAGTTTCTGGGACCGGCCCCGTGCCCTCTGTATCGTCTGCGCGGTCAGTACCGACGGCACCTGCTGGTCAAGACGGGACAACTGGTCAGGTTTGTCCGCATGCTCGGTGACTGGGAGGCGCGGCAGCCACGTTTTGGCCTGCCTTCGACAGTAAAGGTCACTGTCGATGTAGACCCCGACGACATGATGTGA
- a CDS encoding 50S ribosomal protein L25/general stress protein Ctc codes for MKEIVMVARRRPESGKGAARRIRRDGYIPATVYGPETVPFGVAVEERQFRSAMKGAAGTSIIDLDVDGTRNKVVLRDIQRDPITSRVIHVDFHAISMNKPIHVAVPIHLTGTPIGVKTDGGIMQVTMRELEISCLPSDIPERVDIDVTELHIGDSVHVGNLSIPNVRVLSDSQRTVAVIAAPTVVKEEVKAAAEEAEVAEAAEGEAPEAEAAAEETGKEAKEAEAEGGKKRK; via the coding sequence ATGAAAGAGATTGTCATGGTCGCCAGAAGGCGTCCCGAGTCCGGTAAGGGCGCCGCTCGCAGGATCCGGCGGGACGGATATATTCCGGCGACCGTCTATGGCCCGGAAACTGTACCGTTCGGCGTTGCCGTCGAGGAACGTCAGTTCCGCTCCGCCATGAAGGGAGCTGCCGGCACGTCCATTATCGACCTGGACGTTGACGGCACCCGGAATAAGGTTGTTCTGCGGGACATTCAAAGAGACCCCATCACCAGCCGTGTAATACACGTCGACTTCCACGCTATATCCATGAACAAGCCGATCCACGTCGCCGTGCCGATTCATTTGACCGGCACGCCGATCGGCGTGAAAACCGACGGCGGCATCATGCAGGTCACCATGCGTGAACTGGAAATCTCGTGCCTGCCGTCTGATATCCCCGAGCGTGTCGACATCGACGTTACCGAACTGCATATCGGCGATTCCGTCCACGTCGGCAACCTGTCTATCCCCAACGTCCGCGTGCTCTCCGATTCACAGCGGACGGTGGCGGTCATAGCGGCGCCGACGGTGGTTAAGGAAGAAGTGAAGGCCGCCGCAGAGGAGGCCGAGGTGGCCGAAGCGGCTGAGGGCGAAGCGCCCGAAGCTGAGGCTGCAGCCGAGGAAACCGGTAAGGAAGCTAAGGAAGCCGAGGCCGAGGGCGGCAAAAAGAGAAAGTGA